A part of Fundulus heteroclitus isolate FHET01 chromosome 23, MU-UCD_Fhet_4.1, whole genome shotgun sequence genomic DNA contains:
- the gsr gene encoding glutathione reductase, mitochondrial isoform X2 has translation MQLIKVRRLLCVSLQRHELIRRSMASDRASAAETTRFDFLVIGGGSGGLAGARRAAELGANTAVIESHKLGGTCVNVGCVPKKVMWNAAVHAEYLHDHSDYGFATENAQFSWETLKAKRDAYVSHLNRIYRNNLDRAKIQTIQGYARFTDDPEPTVEVNGRKLTAPHILIATGGQPSVLSDDEVPGASLGITSDGFFELETLPKRSVIVGAGYIAVEMAGILATLGSKTSLVIRQTGVLRNFDAFISTNCTKELQNNGVDLWKNSQVTSVSKTDKGLEVTIVTKDPEKKNDEKTSTIEEVECLLWAIGRQPNSSGLNIGSMGVDTDERGNIIVDEFQNTSRPGIYAVGDVCGKALLTPVAIAAGRKLAHRLFEGKKDSKLDYSTIPTVVFSHPPIGTVGLTEEEAIKSHGKENVKIYKTSFTPMYHAITSRKSQCIMKLVCVGKEEKVVGLHMQGLGCDEMLQGFAVAIKMGATKADFDNTVAIHPTSSEEFVTMR, from the exons ATGCAGCTGATAAAAGTCCGCAGATTACTGTGCGTGTCTTTGCAGAG ACACGAGCTCATCCGCCGCAGCATGGCGTCAGACCGCGCGTCGGCCGCGGAGACCACCCGCTTCGACTTCCTGGTGATCGGCGGCGGGTCCGGAGGTCTGGCCGGGGCTCGGAGAGCGGCGGAGCTCGGAGCCAACACCGCCGTGATCGAGAGCCACAAACTCGGAGGTACCTGC GTCAACGTTGGATGTGTTCCCAAGAAG GTTATGTGGAATGCGGCAGTTCATGCGGAATATCTACACGATCACAGCGATTATGGCTTTGCGACTGAAAATGCGCAGTTCAGTTGGGA gACTCTTAAGGCCAAAAGGGACGCTTATGTTTCTCACCTAAACCGGATTTATCGTAACAACCTGGACAGA GCCAAAATCCAAACCATTCAAGGCTATGCCAGGTTTACAGATGACCCCGAGCCCACCGTGGAGGTCAATGGTAGAAAACTGACGGCGCCTCACATCCTTATAGCCACCGGGGGGCAGCCTTCTGTTCTGAGTGATGATGAAGTTCCAG GTGCGAGTCTTGGAATCACTAGTGATGGCTTTTTTGAGCTTGAAACCCTTCCAAA GCGCAGTGTGATTGTAGGCGCTGGTTATATCGCCGTAGAAATGGCCGGCATTCTTGCCACCCTGGGGTCCAAAACGTCCCTCGTCATTCGACAAACAGGG gTTTTGAGAAACTTTGATGCGTTCATTAGCACAAACTGCACCAAAGAACTGCAAAACAACGGCGTCGACCTGTGGAAGAACTCCCAGGTGACGTCTGTGAGCAAGACGGACAAAGGCCTGGAGGTGACGATCGTTACCAAAGACCCAGAGAAGAAGAACGACGAGAAGACCAGCACTATCGAGGAGGTGGAGTGCCTCCTGTGGGCCATCGGACGGCAGCCCAACTCTTCCGGCCTGAACATCGGCAGCATG GGTGTGGACACTGATGAAAGAGGCAACATAATCGTGGATGAATTCCAGAACACCTCTCGGCCGGGGATCTACGCCGTCGGGGACGTCTGTGGCAAAGCTCTTCTCACACCTG TTGCCATTGCTGCTGGCAGAAAGCTGGCACATAGACTGTTTGAAGGCAAGAAGGACTCCAAGTTGGACTACTCCACCATTCCCACGGTGGTGTTCAGCCACCCACCCATCGGCACGGTGGGCCTCACTGAAG AGGAGGCCATTAAATCCCATGGAAAGGAGAACGTAAAGATCTATAAGACATCTTTTACTCCGATGTATCATGCCATCACCAGCAGGAAGAGCCAGTGCATCATGAAGCTGGTGTGTGTGGGCAAGGAGGAGAAG GTGGTGGGCCTTCACATGCAGGGCCTCGGCTGTGACGAAATGCTGCAGGGATTTGCCGTGGCCATCAAAATGGGTGCGACCAAAGCAGACTTTGACAACACGGTCGCCATCCACCCCACCTCGTCGGAGGAGTTTGTCACGATGCGCTGA
- the gsr gene encoding glutathione reductase, mitochondrial isoform X1, giving the protein MALFLGRFPFVKASAWFAARRLIFSSPRRHELIRRSMASDRASAAETTRFDFLVIGGGSGGLAGARRAAELGANTAVIESHKLGGTCVNVGCVPKKVMWNAAVHAEYLHDHSDYGFATENAQFSWETLKAKRDAYVSHLNRIYRNNLDRAKIQTIQGYARFTDDPEPTVEVNGRKLTAPHILIATGGQPSVLSDDEVPGASLGITSDGFFELETLPKRSVIVGAGYIAVEMAGILATLGSKTSLVIRQTGVLRNFDAFISTNCTKELQNNGVDLWKNSQVTSVSKTDKGLEVTIVTKDPEKKNDEKTSTIEEVECLLWAIGRQPNSSGLNIGSMGVDTDERGNIIVDEFQNTSRPGIYAVGDVCGKALLTPVAIAAGRKLAHRLFEGKKDSKLDYSTIPTVVFSHPPIGTVGLTEEEAIKSHGKENVKIYKTSFTPMYHAITSRKSQCIMKLVCVGKEEKVVGLHMQGLGCDEMLQGFAVAIKMGATKADFDNTVAIHPTSSEEFVTMR; this is encoded by the exons ATGGCACTATTCTTGGGCCGGTTTCCATTTGTCAAAGCGTCCGCTTGGTTCGCCGCCCGACGGCTGATCTTCTCCTCTCCCCGCAGACACGAGCTCATCCGCCGCAGCATGGCGTCAGACCGCGCGTCGGCCGCGGAGACCACCCGCTTCGACTTCCTGGTGATCGGCGGCGGGTCCGGAGGTCTGGCCGGGGCTCGGAGAGCGGCGGAGCTCGGAGCCAACACCGCCGTGATCGAGAGCCACAAACTCGGAGGTACCTGC GTCAACGTTGGATGTGTTCCCAAGAAG GTTATGTGGAATGCGGCAGTTCATGCGGAATATCTACACGATCACAGCGATTATGGCTTTGCGACTGAAAATGCGCAGTTCAGTTGGGA gACTCTTAAGGCCAAAAGGGACGCTTATGTTTCTCACCTAAACCGGATTTATCGTAACAACCTGGACAGA GCCAAAATCCAAACCATTCAAGGCTATGCCAGGTTTACAGATGACCCCGAGCCCACCGTGGAGGTCAATGGTAGAAAACTGACGGCGCCTCACATCCTTATAGCCACCGGGGGGCAGCCTTCTGTTCTGAGTGATGATGAAGTTCCAG GTGCGAGTCTTGGAATCACTAGTGATGGCTTTTTTGAGCTTGAAACCCTTCCAAA GCGCAGTGTGATTGTAGGCGCTGGTTATATCGCCGTAGAAATGGCCGGCATTCTTGCCACCCTGGGGTCCAAAACGTCCCTCGTCATTCGACAAACAGGG gTTTTGAGAAACTTTGATGCGTTCATTAGCACAAACTGCACCAAAGAACTGCAAAACAACGGCGTCGACCTGTGGAAGAACTCCCAGGTGACGTCTGTGAGCAAGACGGACAAAGGCCTGGAGGTGACGATCGTTACCAAAGACCCAGAGAAGAAGAACGACGAGAAGACCAGCACTATCGAGGAGGTGGAGTGCCTCCTGTGGGCCATCGGACGGCAGCCCAACTCTTCCGGCCTGAACATCGGCAGCATG GGTGTGGACACTGATGAAAGAGGCAACATAATCGTGGATGAATTCCAGAACACCTCTCGGCCGGGGATCTACGCCGTCGGGGACGTCTGTGGCAAAGCTCTTCTCACACCTG TTGCCATTGCTGCTGGCAGAAAGCTGGCACATAGACTGTTTGAAGGCAAGAAGGACTCCAAGTTGGACTACTCCACCATTCCCACGGTGGTGTTCAGCCACCCACCCATCGGCACGGTGGGCCTCACTGAAG AGGAGGCCATTAAATCCCATGGAAAGGAGAACGTAAAGATCTATAAGACATCTTTTACTCCGATGTATCATGCCATCACCAGCAGGAAGAGCCAGTGCATCATGAAGCTGGTGTGTGTGGGCAAGGAGGAGAAG GTGGTGGGCCTTCACATGCAGGGCCTCGGCTGTGACGAAATGCTGCAGGGATTTGCCGTGGCCATCAAAATGGGTGCGACCAAAGCAGACTTTGACAACACGGTCGCCATCCACCCCACCTCGTCGGAGGAGTTTGTCACGATGCGCTGA
- the gsr gene encoding glutathione reductase, mitochondrial isoform X3 produces MASDRASAAETTRFDFLVIGGGSGGLAGARRAAELGANTAVIESHKLGGTCVNVGCVPKKVMWNAAVHAEYLHDHSDYGFATENAQFSWETLKAKRDAYVSHLNRIYRNNLDRAKIQTIQGYARFTDDPEPTVEVNGRKLTAPHILIATGGQPSVLSDDEVPGASLGITSDGFFELETLPKRSVIVGAGYIAVEMAGILATLGSKTSLVIRQTGVLRNFDAFISTNCTKELQNNGVDLWKNSQVTSVSKTDKGLEVTIVTKDPEKKNDEKTSTIEEVECLLWAIGRQPNSSGLNIGSMGVDTDERGNIIVDEFQNTSRPGIYAVGDVCGKALLTPVAIAAGRKLAHRLFEGKKDSKLDYSTIPTVVFSHPPIGTVGLTEEEAIKSHGKENVKIYKTSFTPMYHAITSRKSQCIMKLVCVGKEEKVVGLHMQGLGCDEMLQGFAVAIKMGATKADFDNTVAIHPTSSEEFVTMR; encoded by the exons ATGGCGTCAGACCGCGCGTCGGCCGCGGAGACCACCCGCTTCGACTTCCTGGTGATCGGCGGCGGGTCCGGAGGTCTGGCCGGGGCTCGGAGAGCGGCGGAGCTCGGAGCCAACACCGCCGTGATCGAGAGCCACAAACTCGGAGGTACCTGC GTCAACGTTGGATGTGTTCCCAAGAAG GTTATGTGGAATGCGGCAGTTCATGCGGAATATCTACACGATCACAGCGATTATGGCTTTGCGACTGAAAATGCGCAGTTCAGTTGGGA gACTCTTAAGGCCAAAAGGGACGCTTATGTTTCTCACCTAAACCGGATTTATCGTAACAACCTGGACAGA GCCAAAATCCAAACCATTCAAGGCTATGCCAGGTTTACAGATGACCCCGAGCCCACCGTGGAGGTCAATGGTAGAAAACTGACGGCGCCTCACATCCTTATAGCCACCGGGGGGCAGCCTTCTGTTCTGAGTGATGATGAAGTTCCAG GTGCGAGTCTTGGAATCACTAGTGATGGCTTTTTTGAGCTTGAAACCCTTCCAAA GCGCAGTGTGATTGTAGGCGCTGGTTATATCGCCGTAGAAATGGCCGGCATTCTTGCCACCCTGGGGTCCAAAACGTCCCTCGTCATTCGACAAACAGGG gTTTTGAGAAACTTTGATGCGTTCATTAGCACAAACTGCACCAAAGAACTGCAAAACAACGGCGTCGACCTGTGGAAGAACTCCCAGGTGACGTCTGTGAGCAAGACGGACAAAGGCCTGGAGGTGACGATCGTTACCAAAGACCCAGAGAAGAAGAACGACGAGAAGACCAGCACTATCGAGGAGGTGGAGTGCCTCCTGTGGGCCATCGGACGGCAGCCCAACTCTTCCGGCCTGAACATCGGCAGCATG GGTGTGGACACTGATGAAAGAGGCAACATAATCGTGGATGAATTCCAGAACACCTCTCGGCCGGGGATCTACGCCGTCGGGGACGTCTGTGGCAAAGCTCTTCTCACACCTG TTGCCATTGCTGCTGGCAGAAAGCTGGCACATAGACTGTTTGAAGGCAAGAAGGACTCCAAGTTGGACTACTCCACCATTCCCACGGTGGTGTTCAGCCACCCACCCATCGGCACGGTGGGCCTCACTGAAG AGGAGGCCATTAAATCCCATGGAAAGGAGAACGTAAAGATCTATAAGACATCTTTTACTCCGATGTATCATGCCATCACCAGCAGGAAGAGCCAGTGCATCATGAAGCTGGTGTGTGTGGGCAAGGAGGAGAAG GTGGTGGGCCTTCACATGCAGGGCCTCGGCTGTGACGAAATGCTGCAGGGATTTGCCGTGGCCATCAAAATGGGTGCGACCAAAGCAGACTTTGACAACACGGTCGCCATCCACCCCACCTCGTCGGAGGAGTTTGTCACGATGCGCTGA
- the gsr gene encoding glutathione reductase, mitochondrial isoform X4 — MWNAAVHAEYLHDHSDYGFATENAQFSWETLKAKRDAYVSHLNRIYRNNLDRAKIQTIQGYARFTDDPEPTVEVNGRKLTAPHILIATGGQPSVLSDDEVPGASLGITSDGFFELETLPKRSVIVGAGYIAVEMAGILATLGSKTSLVIRQTGVLRNFDAFISTNCTKELQNNGVDLWKNSQVTSVSKTDKGLEVTIVTKDPEKKNDEKTSTIEEVECLLWAIGRQPNSSGLNIGSMGVDTDERGNIIVDEFQNTSRPGIYAVGDVCGKALLTPVAIAAGRKLAHRLFEGKKDSKLDYSTIPTVVFSHPPIGTVGLTEEEAIKSHGKENVKIYKTSFTPMYHAITSRKSQCIMKLVCVGKEEKVVGLHMQGLGCDEMLQGFAVAIKMGATKADFDNTVAIHPTSSEEFVTMR; from the exons ATGTGGAATGCGGCAGTTCATGCGGAATATCTACACGATCACAGCGATTATGGCTTTGCGACTGAAAATGCGCAGTTCAGTTGGGA gACTCTTAAGGCCAAAAGGGACGCTTATGTTTCTCACCTAAACCGGATTTATCGTAACAACCTGGACAGA GCCAAAATCCAAACCATTCAAGGCTATGCCAGGTTTACAGATGACCCCGAGCCCACCGTGGAGGTCAATGGTAGAAAACTGACGGCGCCTCACATCCTTATAGCCACCGGGGGGCAGCCTTCTGTTCTGAGTGATGATGAAGTTCCAG GTGCGAGTCTTGGAATCACTAGTGATGGCTTTTTTGAGCTTGAAACCCTTCCAAA GCGCAGTGTGATTGTAGGCGCTGGTTATATCGCCGTAGAAATGGCCGGCATTCTTGCCACCCTGGGGTCCAAAACGTCCCTCGTCATTCGACAAACAGGG gTTTTGAGAAACTTTGATGCGTTCATTAGCACAAACTGCACCAAAGAACTGCAAAACAACGGCGTCGACCTGTGGAAGAACTCCCAGGTGACGTCTGTGAGCAAGACGGACAAAGGCCTGGAGGTGACGATCGTTACCAAAGACCCAGAGAAGAAGAACGACGAGAAGACCAGCACTATCGAGGAGGTGGAGTGCCTCCTGTGGGCCATCGGACGGCAGCCCAACTCTTCCGGCCTGAACATCGGCAGCATG GGTGTGGACACTGATGAAAGAGGCAACATAATCGTGGATGAATTCCAGAACACCTCTCGGCCGGGGATCTACGCCGTCGGGGACGTCTGTGGCAAAGCTCTTCTCACACCTG TTGCCATTGCTGCTGGCAGAAAGCTGGCACATAGACTGTTTGAAGGCAAGAAGGACTCCAAGTTGGACTACTCCACCATTCCCACGGTGGTGTTCAGCCACCCACCCATCGGCACGGTGGGCCTCACTGAAG AGGAGGCCATTAAATCCCATGGAAAGGAGAACGTAAAGATCTATAAGACATCTTTTACTCCGATGTATCATGCCATCACCAGCAGGAAGAGCCAGTGCATCATGAAGCTGGTGTGTGTGGGCAAGGAGGAGAAG GTGGTGGGCCTTCACATGCAGGGCCTCGGCTGTGACGAAATGCTGCAGGGATTTGCCGTGGCCATCAAAATGGGTGCGACCAAAGCAGACTTTGACAACACGGTCGCCATCCACCCCACCTCGTCGGAGGAGTTTGTCACGATGCGCTGA